A genome region from Triticum aestivum cultivar Chinese Spring chromosome 2B, IWGSC CS RefSeq v2.1, whole genome shotgun sequence includes the following:
- the LOC123040156 gene encoding transcription factor WRKY19: protein MAALITRATSVALVSEMMAQGRKSAAALEALLQVQDHAGMRELTAEILRCCDRALGALHGKPAGRHKRKPARHGGAATQTKPKTRTRASSGETTRVEWKRNWDDGFMWTKYGQKHIRGSDHPRHYFRCAYALHDGGCPASRHVQRSPEHDPPLYVLTYLADHTCCRHGVAAAVVKNVKMQPPLVLDFGSAAAPCSRSPCWLNYGDTVWGETSRSQELRAEVTKVESTPSSDLLPAVPAVVAQMSSSADDARCSSPPAAWDPSAADWEYFVNNSSDYVREFFDLEDVVL, encoded by the exons atgGCGGCACTGATCACTCGGGCCACTTCAGTGGCGCTGGTGTCCGAGATGATGGCGCAGGGCCGCAAGTCTGCCGCTGCCCTCGAGGCCCTGCTCCAGGTCCAGGACCATGCCGGGATGCGTGAGCTCACCGCTGAAATCCTCCGCTGCTGCGACCGCGCCCTCGGCGCCCTCCACGGCAAACCTGCTGGCCGGCATAAGCGCAAGCCGGCCCGCCATGGCGGCGCAGCCACTCAGACAAAGCCCAAAACAAG GACGCGCGCGAGCAGCGGAGAGACGACCAGGGTGGAGTGGAAGCGGAACTGGGACGACGGCTTCATGTGGACCAAGTACGGGCAGAAGCACATCCGAGGCAGCGACCACCCTAGGCACTACTTCAGATGCGCCTACGCGCTCCACGACGGCGGCTGCCCCGCCTCGAGGCATGTCCAGCGATCCCCGGAGCATGACCCTCCCCTCTACGTCCTCACCTACTTGGCCGACCACACCTGCTGCCGCCACGGCGTCGCGGCCGCCGTCGTGAAGAACGTCAAGATGCAGCCGCCGCTCGTCCTTGACTTTGGGTCGGCGGCCGCACCGTGCAGCCGCTCTCCTTGTTGGCTCAACTACGGCGATACTGTTTGGGGTGAGACCTCACGCTCGCAGGAGCTCCGAGCTGAGGTGACCAAAGTTGAGTCAACGCCGTCGTCAGACTTGCTCCCCGCGGTGCCGGCGGTTGTGGCGCAGATGAGCTCGTCGGCAGACGACGCCCGTTGCTCCTCTCCCCCTGCTGCATGGGACCCATCGGCTGCCGATTGGGAGTACTTCGTGAACAACTCTTCGGATTATGTTAGAGAGTTCTTCGATTTGGAAGACGTTGTCTTGTAA
- the LOC123043281 gene encoding uncharacterized protein codes for MPPEKIKIQAKNIDAAAGEIVDVLEDARKGNVIYFKGWRGLGASTVLNLVAQRLKSSTRSSKFDKVIHVDCSAWKSMRSLQKAVAEELELPQSVMAIFDQYDKDDDFNGKDEGSREVIADIRIEIFRKLYNSRFLVVFHNGSNRYIDLYECGVPVISLLGNKVLWTWHGRFRMILRLEDGEKVKMKSQTDVRLSASPESEVEVLDILHEEALDVAKCTGIVQPDDMSHKIVMECLIYRALIATDLKAHAPNYWICDGIIQGQDNASAWDIGNSLQRNMSLDSPVIGSDEAAAFLLHVLNDSHVNRWNFTTHKELRNDKTHVLPPQVTSFFLSADEPPTNTTSILPVGMFQHSQSSKLRVLHLSHCTFSFASPPFVHCAQLRLLHLDHCTNITDDDEHPSHNEDMSCFQKLWVMDLRYTEWYWLLSEMMKRLMVDLRELNVEGVKHGSISDLCGGRPSLVVLRVTVADPVPMENEDTTNQAHFPNMSSTNSLTTSSFINDVLPPWLESFSFINIAATAANISSISFRGCSRLKSILLKGNLGSLQELDLSGTAVKTLDLREVEAPNFKRVMLLGCEKLHAILWPAYDEMVWDLEELHISTVQSASPNQNNWEEKTKEASVAGGSSSILGFGESQLGTGRIASFDFNWYISVVDPRLMWSLLPFQQEIKRNFVYMEIDSSPASGAAVGGGEVTQGIGSQQQFAQYLYASDVFQEEPQAISTIEGVISWMWACPPTPTPLPQDWYFHMQGEEKMERGSLQQQYNARRIDTGVALAPVFMCDNARMLYVHDSYSTTCIPCPQGATWRNLIWCRVERCPKLCSVFATPQLRSGEHTFFWLSTLWASQLPMACYIWNWSTTYQPSGRSFEDLVLLHLDYCPRLIHVLPLSEHMDILPSLETLEIVCCGDLKEVFPLDPKRQQKREIIRFPTLRHIHLYQLSTLQGICGSRMSAPNLETIKIRGCWGLSRLPAVSGSARKRPKVDCEKDLWDNLKWDGLEAKHDPSLYETRHSRYYKKAHLPRGTVLR; via the exons ATGCCTCCAGAG AAGATTAAGATCCAGGCAAAAAACATTGATGCCGCAGCAGGAGAGATAGTTGATGTTTTGGAGGATGCACGCAAAGGAAACGTTATCTACTTCAAGGGCTGGAGAGGATTGGGAGCATCCACAGTTCTCAATCTGGTAGCCCAACGCCTGAAATCATCAACAAGATCGAGCAAGTTTGATAAGGTTATCCATGTGGACTGCTCCGCGTGGAAAAGCATGAGGTCTCTGCAAAAGGCAGTAGCGGAGGAGCTGGAGCTTCCGCAGTCCGTGATGGCCATCTTCGATCAGTATGACAAGGACGACGACTTCAATGGGAAAGATGAAGGCTCCAGAGAGGTGATAGCAGATATCAGGATTGAAATATTCAGAAAACTCTATAACAGTAGATTTCTGGTGGTTTTCCACAACGGAAGCAACAGATACATTGATTTGTATGAGTGTGGTGTCCCAGTAATATCACTTTTGGGTAACAAGGTCTTGTGGACCTGGCACGGGAGGTTTCGGATGATTCTCAGATTAGAAGATGGGGAAAAGGTAAAGATGAAGAGTCAGACAGATGTTCGCTTATCTGCTTCTCCTGAATCTGAAGTTGAAGTGCTAGATATACTGCATGAAGAGGCTTTGGATGTTGCCAAGTGCACTGGGATTGTTCAGCCCGACGATATGAGCCACAAGATAGTCATGGAGTGCCTCATATACAGGGCACTGATTGCTACAGATTTGAAGGCCCATGCACCAAACTATTGGATCTGTGATGGTATTATACAGGGCcaagacaatgcatcagcatggGACATTGGCAATTCTCTTCAGAGAAACATGAGCTTGGATTCACCTGTTATAGGATCTGATGAGGCTGCAGCTTTTTTGCTACATGTATTGAATGATTCACATGTTAACCGCTGGAATTTCACCACTCACAAAGAACTGCGAAATGATAAAACTCATGTGCTGCCTCCACAGGTCACATCGTTCTTCCTTTCTGCAGATGAACCACCAACAAATACAACATCAATATTGCCAGTTGGCATGTTCCAACATTCACAAAGTAGCAAGCTGCGTGTGTTACATCTGTCTCATTGCACCTTCAGTTTTGCATCTCCTCCCTTCGTCCATTGTGCCCAACTAAGATTGCTCCATCTGGACCATTGCACAAATATCACAGATGATGACGAGCATCCAAGCCACAATGAAGACATGTCATGTTTCCAGAAGCTATGGGTGATGGATCTGAGGTATACAGAATGGTACTGGCTACTGTCGGAAATGATGAAGAGGTTGATGGTCGACCTCAGGGAGCTGAATGTGGAAGGAGTCAAGCATGGGAGCATAAGTGATTTGTGTGGCGGTAGACCAAGCCTTGTAGTACTTCGAGTAACAGTAGCTGATCCGGTCCCTATGGAGAACGAAGACACAACTAATCAAGCACATTTCCCCAATATGTCTAGTACAAACAGCCTTACGACATCTAGCTTCATCAACGACGTCCTGCCTCCGTGGCTCGAGTCatttagcttcatcaacatagcTGCAACTGCTGCCAACATATCTAGCATCTCCTTCCGGGGTTGTTCTCGGTTGAAGAGTATACTTCTCAAAGGAAATTTGGGGAGCCTGCAGGAGCTGGACCTCTCGGGCACGGCAGTGAAAACCCTTGACCTCAGAGAAGTGGAAGCTCCAAACTTCAAGCGTGTCATGCTGCTGGGCTGCGAGAAGCTCCATGCAATATTATGGCCAGCGTACGATGAAATGGTTTGGGATTTGGAGGAGTTGCACATCAGCACTGTCCAATCTGCATCACCTAACCAGAACAATTGGGAAGAGAAGACCAAGGAGGCTAGTGTTGCCGGAGGATCATCATCCATCCTTGGTTTTGGGGAATCGCAACTAGGCACCGGGCGTATTGCATCTTTTGACTTTAATTGGTACATATCTGTTGTGGATCCAAGGCTCATGTGGTCGCTTCTGCCCTTTCAGCAAGAAATTAAGAGAAACTTTGTATACATGGAGATTGATTCATCTCCTGCCAGTGGAGCTGCTGTTGGTGGCGGTGAAGTTACTCAAGGCATCGGGAGCCAGCAACAGTTTGCTCAATACTTATATGCAAGTGATGTCTTTCAAGAAGAACCGCAAGCTATCAGTACTATCGAAGGTGTGATCAGCTGGATGTGGGCTTGTCCACCTACTCCTACTCCACTTCCTCAAGACTGGTACTTCCACATGCAAGGCGAAGAGAAGATGGAAAGAGGATCTTTACAGCAACAATACAACGCCCGAAGGATTGATACTGGTGTTGCTTTAGCCCCTGTTTTCATGTGTGATAATGCACGGATGCTGTATGTGCATGATAGCTATTCCACTACTTGCATTCCATGCCCACAAGGTGCAACGTGGAGGAATCTTATATGGTGCCGAGTTGAGAGGTGCCCCAAGCTTTGCTCTGTCTTTGCTACTCCCCAACTAAGAAGTGGGGAGCACACCTTTTTCTGGCTGTCTACACTCTGGGCATCCCAGCTCCCTATGGCGTGCTACATCTGGAACTGGAGTACAACATACCAACCAAGTGGAAGATCCTTCGAAGACCTAGTATTATTGCACCTGGACTATTGCCCCAGGCTCATACATGTGCTTCCCTTGTCTGAGCATATGGACATCCTGCCTAGCCTGGAGACGCTCGAGATCGTGTGTTGCGGTGATCTGAAGGAAGTCTTCCCTTTGGACCCTAAGCGCCAACAGAAGCGGGAAATTATAAGATTTCCCACGCTAAGGCACATCCACCTGTACCAGCTCTCCACTCTACAGGGCATCTGTGGGAGCAGGATGTCTGCGCCCAATCTTGAGACCATCAAGATTAGGGGCTGCTGGGGCCTTAGCCGCCTGCCGGCCGTCAGCGGCAGCGCCAGGAAGCGGCCTAAGGTGGACTGTGAGAAGGACTTGTGGGACAACCTGAAGTGGGACGGTTTGGAGGCGAAACACGACCCTTCGCTCTATGAAACACGCCACTCGCGATACTACAAGAAAGCCCACCTGCCAAGAGGCACCGTGCTCAG GTAA